Genomic DNA from Equus asinus isolate D_3611 breed Donkey chromosome 10, EquAss-T2T_v2, whole genome shotgun sequence:
TACCTGCAGCCATATGGCTTGGGTTTAAGTCCTGGTTGTACAATTTATTTAGCTACATGGCCATGAGCTTAAGCacaatatttaacttttctgtgccttatTTTCCTCCTCTATATGATGAGGAAGATGATGCTTATAATAACAGTAGTTGCCTAATAGGGTTGCTCTTCAGACTAAATTAGATAATGCTCAAAGAAAACAATCAGTAAAGGATTGGTACAGAGTAAGAAATGAGAGTCATTATTTTGtcactgattttattcatttattcaacaaatatttttgagcatctatCTCTGTGTCCGCTGTATTGTAGATACTGGGACTGTGgcagtaaagaagaaaaagtactTGCCTATATAAAGTTTACATGCTACTGGacaagacagataataaacataaTACAGTATAATTTCAAGGAGTGACAAGATCACTATCTATTGTATGGCGGTCTGTAGCCAATAAAAATGGATTATTGTTCAGTTACACATAACACAATACTCATTTTTATTATAACCTCTAGTTAACATTTGTgatgaaaaatatgagaaaaactcAGGATTCATCAAGGAAAATTTAGGTTTGAATCTTAACTCTGCTATATGTATACTGTTAGTCAAACCTCCTTcagatttctgctttgatttatttatctgtaaaatgtggataataataccTCTCTCCTAGAACTGTGATGAGACTAAACGAGTTACATGGCATACTGCATGTAGCTTGTAACATGTTAGTTTCCTcttcccatccctctctccattcATGCCTTCCCTCTCTTCAGtccacttttctttatttcttctcttatttccttggtctcttctttttttattttctttttttctctgggaGTATATGGTACTTGTTTGTTGGCACACAGTAGAAAGTAATCATAGTAGAATACATCTTTTGTTTCAACATACTCTAATGTCTTACAGgtaaaagagaaacaggaaaatggaaTGGGACAACCAAACCATTCTGGTGGAATTTTTCCTGAAGGGGCTTTCTGGGTACCCAAGGCTTGAGCTACTCTTTTTTGTGCTCATCTTAATAATGTATGTGGTCATCCTTCTGGGCAATGGCACCCTTATTTTAATCAGCATCTTAGACTCCCACCTTCACACCCCTATGTACTTCTTCCTGGGGAACCTCTCCTTCTTGGACATTTCCTACACCACCACCTCCATCCCCTCCACACTGGTGAGCTTTCTCTCAGAAAGAAAGACCATCTCCTTTACTGGCTGTGCAGTGCAGATGTTCCTCGGCTTGGCCATGGGGACAACAGAGTGTGTGCTCCTGGGCATGATGGCTGTTGACCGATATGTGGCTATCTGCAACCCTCTGAGATACCCTGTCATCGTGAGCAAGGAATCCTATGTGCCCATGGCAGCTGGGTCCTGGATCATAGGAGTTGTCAACTCTGCAGTACAAACTGTGTTTGTAGTACAATTGCCTTTCTGTAGGAATAACGTCATCAACCATTTCTCCTGTGAAATTCTGGCTGTCATGAAATTGGCCTGTGCTGACATCTCAGGTAATGAGTTCATCATGCTTGTGGCCACAACATTGTTCATATTGACACCACTGTTATTAATCATTGTCTCTTATACATTAATCATTGTCAGCATCCTCAAAATTCGTTCTTCTGAGGGGAGAAGCAAAGTCTTCTCCACCTGCTCAGCCCACTTGACTGTGGTGATAATATTCTATGGAACCATTCTCTTCATGTACATGAAGCCCAAGTCTAAAGAGAAACTTAATTCAGGTGACATGGACGCTACTGACAAACTTATATCCATGTTCTATGGGGTTGTTACTCCTATGGTGAATCCTTTAATCTACAGTCTTaggaacaaggatgtgaaggaaGCAGCAAAACACCTACTGAGAAGAAAAGTTTTTAACAAGTAAAGAGGAAAGGGACAGGAAATTTTTATAATTACAATGTGGAAATCAATTAGAGAAACCAAAGAGCCAAACAGATAGGTTCTTGCTGCTATGTCAAGTTCATCTCTCAAATCTCTCAAGctctaaaatattcttttttgattCAGTACATGGTGAAAGTACATAAATGGTATCACTGTTTTAGGAGTAAGTGACTGTagtttgttgttgtcattgttgaaAAGCTTGAGTGTGATGGCAACTAGAGGAATAGTGTAATAGGCAGGGAGATTTCCAGACAGGAAAAGTTATACTAGTATTAAAAcgttaagaaaatttttttgataaaattatttccaaaactaATTTAACACTTCTTTACTTCCTTTACAAGACAGCATGAAATCtggtttcagatttttaaaacttatattaTGAATTTGCAATACTGTAATTACCAAAATATAATTTAGTTTACTTGGAGTCTATTCAAATATGTCATACTAATTGTCCTCTGGCTAGGTATTTACATACTATTAAACTTTCTGGTTCTataatagtattatttttataacattttattcatCTCTAACTATGAGGCATTAAATTATTATGCTTTTATACTTTCAACATGTCTACTTGTCAGTCTTCTTTCCAAAGAACTTTTGATACATGGGATCTAATGCTTTGGACTTGGAACCAAATAACTAATTTTTAAAGctgtttgaaaattaaatgtaaacaACTTCTGAGTCAAATACCCACTGAGAAAAATAGagctatatttttttctctgtcccaTTGGCTCTCCATCCATGAAGTCTCTTGCTGATCCAAGAGGAATCTGTTGTTAGGGAAGGCTGGATCTACCTTTTACATGTTTTTTACGTTTGATTTTTATCTGGGGTTTATATGTCTTTTCTCCAATATGATAaccttcagcttttaaaaaaattttcctcttttcattttgtttcttcttgatcTGAATTTTACACTTCAAATTTTCATGTTGGATTTTAATATTgcatgtattttctttgtttaccTGCTATCATATTAGcttcagaattttttattttaacttttatgttgTTTAGCTTatgtttctttcagaatttttttttaagattttattttttttctttttctccccaaagccccctggtacgtagttgtgtatttttagttgtgggtccttctagctgtggcacatgggacatggccccagcatggcctgacgggtggcaccatgtccacgcccaggactcaaaccggtgaaaccctgggccactgaagcagaacacgcgaacttaaccactcggccaaggggccggccccttctttCAGAAGTTTAGAAAACTTTAAGATATTAAGTTACttggttttattcttttatatcagTTTGATTGCTTTAGCTTTTTAATGCTAGTCAAAATCcaactttgttaatttttatttaaattttataatattcttgcttttctgttttatcatttacaaaatctttttaatattgtgtttacttttttttttttgctgaggaaggttcaccctgagctaccatccgtttccaatcctcctctttttgcttgaggaagatttgccctgagctaacatgtatggaaaatcttcctctattttgtgtttgGGTtgccccacagcatggccactgaccagcGGTATAGgactgtgcccaggaactgaacttgggcttcTGAAGCCCAGTGGgttgaatttaaccactaggccaccggggtgGCCCATCTTGTGTTTGCTTTTAACTGTAAAGTAGATAcccattttcctccttatagTTCAGAAATGAGGCAACAAGGAGTGTTATATGGAACACCACACCACAAAGAGGGAAGTTGAATGGCTCCTTTATCTCATTGCCCTTCTACCTATCTCTGTCTCTTTGTATCAATCTTTTAGCTCTATTAGTAACTGTTTTCTGAGAATGTCCCGCAAGATTTAAAGAACAAAAGTTAATC
This window encodes:
- the LOC106830501 gene encoding olfactory receptor 13C2, coding for MEWDNQTILVEFFLKGLSGYPRLELLFFVLILIMYVVILLGNGTLILISILDSHLHTPMYFFLGNLSFLDISYTTTSIPSTLVSFLSERKTISFTGCAVQMFLGLAMGTTECVLLGMMAVDRYVAICNPLRYPVIVSKESYVPMAAGSWIIGVVNSAVQTVFVVQLPFCRNNVINHFSCEILAVMKLACADISGNEFIMLVATTLFILTPLLLIIVSYTLIIVSILKIRSSEGRSKVFSTCSAHLTVVIIFYGTILFMYMKPKSKEKLNSGDMDATDKLISMFYGVVTPMVNPLIYSLRNKDVKEAAKHLLRRKVFNK